The genomic interval CATCGCCGGCTCCGCTGCCCTGGCCGCTCGCGCCATCGCCAAAGCCCTCCGACCTCACGCTCGATCGGTCGCGCAACGACCTGCTGACGTCGTTCGGCAAGCTGACGCTGACCGATCGTTATCTGCTCGCCGGCGAGAGCCTCCAGGATATGTTCGCGCGGGTGGCTTGTGCCTTCGCGGACGATGTTGCGCATGCCCAACGTCTCTATGATGCGATGTCTCGGCTGTGGTTCATGCCGGCCACACCAGTGCTCTCCAACGGCGGCACCACGCGCGGCCTACCGATCTCGTGCTTCCTTAACTCGGTGTCGGACTCGCTCGAGGGCATCGTCGGCACCTGGAACGAGAACGTCTGGCTTGCCTCCAACGGCGGCGGCATCGGCACCTACTGGGGCAATGTTCGCTCGATCGGCGAGAAGGTGAAGGGCGGCGTCACCTCGGGCATCATCCCGTTCATCCACGTCATGGATGGTCTGACGCTGGCGATCAGCCAGGGCTCGTTGCGGCGTGGCTCGGCGGCAGTCTATCTCGATATCCACCATCCCGAGATCGAGGAGTTCCTCGAGATCCGCAAGGCGTCCGGCGACTTCAACCGCAAGAGCCTCAACCTGCATCACGGCATCAACGTCACCGACGAGTTCATGCGTGCCGTGGGCGCCGGCACCACGTTCGCTCTGCGCAGCCCGAAGACCAACGAGGTCGTCCGCGAGATCGACGCTCGCCAGCTATGGCAACGCATTCTTGAGAACCGGCTGCAGACCGGCGAACCTTATCTCTTGTTCATCGACACTGTGAACCGCGCGCTCCCCAAGCACCAGCGCGAGCTCGGCCTCAAGGTCTCGTCCTCCAACCTGTGCAGTGAGATTACACTGCCGACCGGCATCGATCATCGCAACGAGGAGCGCACTGCGGTGTGCTGCCTGTCATCGCTCAACCTCGAGACCTGGGACCAGTGGAATGAGGCGCCCGGCTTCATCGAGGACGTCATGCGCTTCCTCGACAACGTGCTCACCCACTTCATCACGGTGGCGCCGGACGGCATGAAGCGTGCCCGCTACGCCGCCCTGCGCGAGCGCTCCGTCGGCCTCGGCGTGATGGGCTTCCACTCGTTTCTCCAGGCCAGGGGCATTCCGATGGAGAGCGTCCTGGCCAAGTCGTTCAATCTCAGCATGTTCCGAAAAATCCGTCGCGATGCCGACGCGGCATCCGTGGCGCTCGCTCGCGAGCGAGGCCCTTGCCCGGATGCGCTGGAATGCGGCGTGATGGCGCGCTTCAGCCACAAGATCGCGATCGCGCCGACCGCCTCGATCAGCATCATCTGCGGCGGCACCAGCGCCTGCACCGAGCCGATCCCGGCCAACATCTACACCCACAAGACGTTGTCCGGTGCCATCTCGGTGCGTAATCCGCATCTCGCCAAGGTGTTGTCCGCCAAAGGCGCCGACACTTTGGCGACCTGGCAGTCGATCATTGCGCACGAGGGGTCGGTCGCCCATCTCGACATCCTGTCGGAGCACGAAAAAGCGATCTTTCGCACCGCCTTCGAGATCGACCAGCGCTGGATCGTCGAGCTTGCCGCCGACCGCGCCGCGTTCATCTGCCAGAGCCAGTCGATCAACCTCTATCTGCCGGCCGACGTGGATAAGTGGGACCTCCACATGTTGCACTGGACGGCAT from Bradyrhizobium sp. CCGUVB1N3 carries:
- a CDS encoding ribonucleoside-diphosphate reductase subunit alpha, giving the protein MSPSYDFDQHGHLVELPSVRPPPAQAKPTAPELRLVPPPSPAPLPWPLAPSPKPSDLTLDRSRNDLLTSFGKLTLTDRYLLAGESLQDMFARVACAFADDVAHAQRLYDAMSRLWFMPATPVLSNGGTTRGLPISCFLNSVSDSLEGIVGTWNENVWLASNGGGIGTYWGNVRSIGEKVKGGVTSGIIPFIHVMDGLTLAISQGSLRRGSAAVYLDIHHPEIEEFLEIRKASGDFNRKSLNLHHGINVTDEFMRAVGAGTTFALRSPKTNEVVREIDARQLWQRILENRLQTGEPYLLFIDTVNRALPKHQRELGLKVSSSNLCSEITLPTGIDHRNEERTAVCCLSSLNLETWDQWNEAPGFIEDVMRFLDNVLTHFITVAPDGMKRARYAALRERSVGLGVMGFHSFLQARGIPMESVLAKSFNLSMFRKIRRDADAASVALARERGPCPDALECGVMARFSHKIAIAPTASISIICGGTSACTEPIPANIYTHKTLSGAISVRNPHLAKVLSAKGADTLATWQSIIAHEGSVAHLDILSEHEKAIFRTAFEIDQRWIVELAADRAAFICQSQSINLYLPADVDKWDLHMLHWTAWKRGVKSLYYCRSKSISRAAFAGKIADRDKAAPLQPPQRTDYEECLACQ